The DNA segment GGAATGACACCTAATACTGAACGGCTTTCTCACCATTAATAAATATTGAGAAAAGACACAGAATACTGAACGACTTTCTGACCATTGGCAAATATTGAGAAAAGAAACAGAATACAGTTTTACTTAAGAACACTGCAACCGTTTGCAAATCTTAAGATAAGACACAGAATACTGAATGACGTTTTGACCATCGGCAAATGTATAGAAAATTAATGTTGAGTAAATCACTTTTCTCACCTGTAGTTAAACGTAAGCTTTGAATCATTCAAGAAATAACTGATTTTTGAATCTGCACTTAGTCAAACTGAGTTATCTGGGATCACAAATTATATCACTAGGTCAATATGTAGAAAAACCTTATTAATAATCTAAAGCTTCGTTTTTAACTCAATCgtgaaattttgttagaatgtttgtattAATGGAATtaagtaaagttcaaaactgggctaaatgaggtcaaaactaggtcacaatatcaaataaaacGACTTTGTTAGCACACTAGAGCTACACTTTCGAATTGATCATcttgagacttggtcagaatgtttaactatACAATCTAAGCCAAGATTAAAACTTGGTTACtcgagttcaaaaactaggtcattaggttaaatcatagaaaacaaaGTTAACACACTAGAAACAAGACTTCACTGACCGGGAAATAAAGGAGAAACGAATTATTTACCCGATAATGGCAGACTGCAGACTGGTACGATAACTACCTAGCATGGTGTCTGTTTATTTTAATCATGTAATAATGTCGCAAATTTCATCCGTATAAATAAAAACACACGCTGTCAAAACTTTTATCATATCATATGTCTATCAAACTATATATTCTATTGTAATTCCAGCCATGATGTAATTCACATTCACGAGTAAATCACTTGACCGGAATAATAATACTGACAAGTCAAAAGATGTATACATATGACTAACACCACCAGGTTGTTGTGATaggaaaacaaacaattttacatCATGTTAGTACATGTTTCTTGTATGTAATCTTTGTGTACGACACTATTGAAAGAATGTAGTCAATTAATTCATCCATGTTGATAGATGGACAGCACTGTCACAACCTATATGGCTCCATTCGGATATAGCTCCTCTGAGTTCTATATTCGGAGCACGTATTCGTCTGCGGAGCTTTATTCTCCGTATACAGCTCCCCTACTAAAATGGAGCTATACACGGAGCACCTGTAGTCCTGTTCCACATATAGCTCCACGGTCTCATTATGCAACATAGTCATTAGATGCTAATTCATGCCGAGCTAGATTGCAAAGCTCGTTTATCGGCATTTTTCATTGTCTAAACCTAGGGGTGGGAATGTTGGGCGGTCATTGTCTCAATATTGACTAAGACTTTTTTTCGCATTTACAGAGAATTACAATCCGGTTAGacaatttaagttattttatCGTAAATGCATCCTCAACAAAAAGTCAGGTTGTTTCCACACATACAAAACTAGACCTCTGTCGAGGAAACTACATGAAATTTGTGTTAAATCTGATGACGGTATAGGTTTTTACGACACGTTTGtgtcacaatatttcatatatgatGTCTAAAGTCTTGAGCAAGGGTCGTAACTTAACAAGTATTTGACAATGAATACTTCTGTACAGTTTTTACGATTTTATGGCAATCAGTTTATTTCGCTAAGTGCTGTTATTCTGCATTTACTGGTCAGATACGAAAAAAATCGTCAGTGACACTTGTTTCAAGTTTGGTGTATGAATGCCTGTCACAGCATGATCAAGTATGTATTTGGAATAAATCAAAGGCCACAACCGCTAGTCCAGATACTGATATTAAAATCTGCATGCCTTCACTTGCCAgttatcatttttgttaatttttaagtTTAGTGATTGTCAAACAAATGGTATACATTTACAGGGCGTATGTACCTACGTTTGCTTGATCTCTTACTCAGTGGTAGGCATGGGCGGGGAAGAGCAAATCTGTATGCCTCCCCAGCTTCACCAATACATAAAATCATATCTCCAAATATACTCTAGGTAACCggatatgttcggcgcaggaagctatgttcggcgcaggatcgatCCATTGATATGAAAACTTTAGAGGGTTAGTATTCTCCTTAGTCTGGTCtataatcaaagcgctcaaagcgctgatggtggctgataatcaatgtgtaaaatattggaAAGAAAGTGACATCTGAGGAATTCttaatataaaccagaagaactttcttttgcaaaatattcagcttttgtttccaaattaatcctttttcactgccagtcattgtttacatatacactgattcaGTCTCTAACGAAtaattttggtccttcaaagtttgatTATTTGTaacgaaaactacaacataaattacatcgacggtgtttttactataaataaataatacaagcaTTTTTTCCAAATCaaatttctttctaaatcttttggACAGGGACTGCcattaattatatacacactgatttaagTCCTTATCAGATAGCTGTGAGTTttatgaaagaaaacaacacaattatgcaccacaaatgtacctcagaatgtcagttctgcagccagtgtattttagaggtgcgttaattatcactccatctctTATACTCAAAAGTCCGCTAAACATAACAGCAtgcttcgcaaaaatgctggacattcagtcagaccgagaaaaaatcgaaaaatatgtaactggcgaaacaaaaacgttttaattttgatacatataaTTGTATCAACCCAAACTTATTCTTCTAGAAAAGTTGAGCCGAACCATGCGGAAAagaacatagtgcgtttgcgaccagcatgtatccagagcagcctgcgcattcgcgcagtctggtcaggatccatgctgttcgctttcaaagcctattgcaattagataaaccgttagcgaacagcatggatcctgaccagactgcgcggatgcgcaggatgatctggatccatgctggttgcaaaagcactatgttggttttctcatggtgcgactcaaatgaACTTAGCTGAAGTGAAcagaatctgtcttaaaacaatttgaatgtttcaatatttctattaatgaGAAAACGTAATGGAGGCAGGAATTTTTAGTTTTAGgctgaaagaaattgaaatgttcatattttgagGGAAAAATCATTGAACTGttaaaatttaacaagagggccaagatggccctaggtcgctcacctgtgtaacacaccataacagtgtaaacatgttgtacctagtgattacatggagacaaatatcctgaccaattttcagtaagattggaccaaaaaacttggcatcttgagtgtaaacaagcattttcttttatttgatctagtgacctagtttttaccccacatgacccagatacaaacttgtccaagacttcatgataacagaCAGTCTGactaaaatttatgaagatagaatcaaaatgtgccccctagggtgtaaacaagcttattctttgatttggcctggtgacctagtttttgatcccacatgacccagataaaatttCGTAAGATATTTCATTCAGGCAAAtatgctgaccaagtttcatgaagatagggtcataaatgtggcctgaagagtgttaacaagcttttcctttgatttgacctgacgacctagtttctgaacccatataacccagtttcaaacctagcctagagatcatcaagataaacattttgtccaagtttcatgaagatagggtcaaaaatgggGCCTCTAGattgtttcctttgatttgacctgatgacctagtttttaactcgaAATGACCTAGTTTAAATCCaggtctagagatcatcaagataataattctgtgcaagtttgtatcaaatcaaagcataaatgaaacctctatatggctgaaaaggccaaaatagaaaatttaaattttgctcctttcaggggcagtaactctagaacccatgatggaatctagccggttttcgaaaggaaccgagatcttattgtgacttaagttgtatgtaagtgtggttaaaatcaaatattaaatgtcacttctatcgtgttcacaagataaaaaataccaaattttggctcttttaggggtcgatcaggggccgtaactccggaacctatgattgtaTGTGAAAGATCATCATGGAACCCAAGATTCATTGTTGTTGAAGAtcttttgcaagtttgtatcaaatcaaaccataaatgaagtctctatatggctgcaaaagccaaaaatgcaaattttggatttttaaggggccataactctggaacccatgatgggatctggccagttttcgaaaggaattaAGATGTtctacaagttgtgtgcaagtttgattaaagttgattgcaaaatgttgtctatatcttgttcacaagccaataattgcaaattttggccctttaaggggccataactctggaatccatgatgggatcttgccagttttcgaaaggaactgagatgttatggcaatacaagttgtgtgcaagtctgattaaagttgattgcaaaatttggtctctatcgtgttcacaagctaaaatagcaaatattggccctttaaggggccataactctgaaacccataacgggatctggccagttttcgaaaggaaccgagatattatgcccatcaagttgtgtgaaagtttgattgaaatcaaatacaaaatttggtctctatcgtgtccacaaggaaattgtgaacggacggacggacggacgacggacgaagggcgatcacaaaagctcaccgtgcAACTACGTggcaggtgagcttaaaacactttaataaaatcaaaaaggTTTACACGGAACTAATTCCAACATCTAACACCACTGTCAAGAAACCTAAATATCTATGAGAACATTTGAGACGAAAAGTGTAACCGTTATAAACAGGTTTTCATCTAACAAAAATCAGTTATTTGTGAATAATGTGAGGACGGAAACAGATGTTTCTTTATCATCGCCATTTTTTTCACGGGAGATTAAGTTTAAAATGTAGTTAGATCTCAAGATCTTAATTTATAAGTtgatcaaatctgttatccgacgacttgctacagatTGCTGTTTCAAAAAGGCAAGTATTAACATCATCGCTGCAGGTTCATATACGGCCGATTTTCACGAGCTTACAAGTAAACAGTTTTTATGTATGTCTCTGAtctaactttaaaaggagcaatactggacctctcctaggtttcatttttaaaagaaacctTCTTGTTGCCATCAGAAGTCACCGTTCTTTATCGTATACAGTTTTATATTTCGGGTGTTATACATGTGACACGGCGGTAAGGAAACAGGTTTCCCCAGATCAGAACTAGAATTGTCAATCTGGAGTCCCAGGCtaggtttccactttttctacgtTACAAGCTACGTTACAAGGACAGTACTATGGTATGATACGATGATAAGGAACAACCTATAGCTAAATATCATCGCTCCATTTCAGGtaacatgaggtcatcgtttattcacgtgacataaatttgcatatttgtatccATGCACGtgattgttttaattaaaacgttgacttcagtttatgttgaatttatattaaacaatggtattaagtttgaaatacacaaTATACATAACAAAAGGCGATGTCTGACGCAGGATGAAAATATTTGGGCGATGTTCGGGAGCAGGTTGTTGTAAACAGATATCACAGATAGTGCAATGACCGTTTTTAATGCTGACAGGCAAATTGTTTATAACGATTCTATTCAGCAGGAGTATGACGTGTATATCTAAGAATATACAGCCAGTTATTAAGTGATTCATCTTACATAAACATGGTATGTCTGCGCAGTATTGTTATCTGAGGGAATTTCACGGATAGTAGAAAAGCCTTCTATAcacaggcatgtaagatccttatattcttgcaAAGCCGACATATTTCAGGTTAATCTGTGTTCACTGAAAGTATtggtgttatttttaaaaatatattttcagcgCTAAAAAATAAACATGCATGCTGACCTATTCACAGCAGATTTATCACCATTAGAGTTCAATTTATATCCGACTGTCCTGAACGTATCTCATCTGGGACGTTAGAAAACCTATTGACAACGTCTAAAAAGAGTAGATAGCATATATTTTCCATAAGAAACGTTTTGTTTGCTGCTAATAAACACAATTTCTTGCACAAGTGAAACTGACCATTCTCTGAGTGTGTCAATAATGTCtggaattgttttatatttcgtcAAAATCTCTACTTTCATTGATATTTTCTCCTTTGTAATAAGTCTTCGTTGTCTTGTGCATGTTCTTGTGATATTACAACAGGTCTATCCCTTCTTTTTAGATTAACATGTATTTGGCCGTCCTCAGAAACCTGTATGTCATATGATACTGTTTCACATTATCGACTAGTTTTGTCTGATATCCCAGTTGTTAAGTACAGTAATCTAGTTTTATTTCCTTATATTTTAGACAGTCACTTTGTGACTCTTGCCATTAATGATATATGCCAATGCTGAACATTTTCCTGCATCTGTGTATATCTTTAAAATagtaacatttcttttaaaagataaaaagtcATCTGGATAAATCTTTACATGCTTCTAAAGTCTGAAAACGATCAGGGGCGGAGAACTTATCATTAACTAAATGTTTGTATAACAATAGATGGTCATactattgtgcgttttattcgagCTGGCGGGCGGTGTCAAtatctgacttatgcaaataatagTAATCTCAacaaacgagcaaaataggtagagcgaTGTTATTATCTAattccgtaatcttcggtaaccaGCGACttaaattcaacgctacattggttacatgtactacatatcCTACATAATAAtacagtggaccgtcgcgaaaccccgccccgccccgccaggtcgagtAAAACGCACAATAATTGGCTGACACAACTCTTCTTGTATTGAATTATGGACAAAGACatgcatgaaaaaataatataatatcctAAAGAAAtcggaataaaaaacaatagaaaCAACTGCTTGGCAGTGTCCAAATTGGCCACTGCACTGTATCTACTAAATAAGTATATAGGAACATGTCTCCAAATGAAAACCTGTGCATCGTGTACTAAACCACAAAATCTATtagatgagccgataggcgaaactagcttgtaattttataattaaatactgttggaaaggcatctgaagtcattttatttatttgatttatagacttccatcttgtgccgagtcttttcattgtcaagtttaTGTATATAAATTCAGCTTGAAGTCTTAGAAGGATCGTGTGATAGTAATTAAGTATACTTTGAGAGTTGAGAACTAAAGGGGTCTAAGTTCTTCTTTACTCTCACACACTTAGATCTCTTCTCGCTTTCATCCCCGAGATATCCAATGTTGTATACAAGTATAGATGAtaacttattttaatgttgttgttttttatatttatttgatttatgatGCATACTTTACAGCTTATTAAAACTATTACAGAAACCTTCGTTGTGCATTTTTATCATAATCATATGAATAATCATGCAATTTGGATGACTGCTGTTTCTGTGCACGTGTTCTATGGAAATGAtctgtttctttacaaaatcagAAATAGTGATTTTCATTCCATACACAATGAATGTACTACATTACGTATTTTACAGACGTATCTACAAAAACAACATGTGATTTATTTACAAAGTCAAAGTCCGAAATGACAAATTGTCTTATGTTgtcaaaacaaattctttttgtcaGTCTTAATCCAAGTATTTAGTATTTTTCTctaattatttaatttctttgttctctaaattccagtttattaagttttgcccattgttttctcgtttaatgCAAAGCCATATTTTTTTCTGTGgacatacgccgcttttcatggaattgcactctatgcatcattgaaggttccatgtgcatcgccgtatgaaaacatctgcggatgccTCTAAATATATCCTAGTActttataacatgtgtaaatgttgagttctgctaaacccggggctagagggcttggacggtagcttgcatccccattaccgtccatgaacaggctcaatcaaacctgttggacgacctgtggatttcaatattttttcatatatgtattttgtgtgtattttttcatAATGCGCATATCCATAAATAACATGATCTATGGTTTCGAGCAGAGGGCACTGTTTTCTTATAACTGGCTTTTCTTACTGGATCTTTGGTATGcgtatttttatatacaaaatcaataaaaaagattaaaaaagaaaGCTCGCTAAGCTCGTTTTCGTGtatcacattttttaatttatttggtaAAAATGTTGACTGCAGaccaaaatgtattttgtatttgagCTAAATTTAAGAAGTTAGACCTCAATACAGCTAAAATACTAGTCCAAAAGCCCTATTATACCGTTGATTAGTAAATACAGATGGAGTCAGTGTTGAAGTGACTTACAGGTTGGACATGTGTGCTGGCATTCTTGGCTCGATTCTGGATGAGACTTATATCTGAACAGAGGTAGTTATATTATaatgaaaatgttaatgtttcgagcagtatcggcctagactgggtTCTTGGGAGGATGTAAATATGACAGGAAAATAATGTTTCATCTGTTCCAGGTGGGGACTTGCACCCACTACTCATGATAAAAGAAGAAACCTTTATTTTACCTTGCAAATGACAAAATAACAAGATGAAATATATTGCTTTAtgatatttattcaaaacagaaAGCCCATTTTTCACATAAAGTAGGTGAAGGCGTGTTTAACGTgcattgtactggtacagaatccaggaacactggttaggataactgcccgccgttacataactgaaatactgttgaaaaacggcgttaaactcaaaacaaacaaaacaaagcatgCACACACAGTCACTCAATAAATAAGAATTGATTAATTAATCACTCAACTCCCCAAATAAATCAATTGAATGATTAACAAATCAATGCATTCAGTCATACAAATATAAgcaaacacaaaaatataaaatttggtcaCAAAAGAAAGTACTTAGATTATATTTAATTACCAACGTTTTAAGAGCAATATTGTAAAGACATTAAAACTCATAAATCCGAAACACTATGTATAGTATGTATAGATTATATGTTTCGTAATAAAGATAATATTGAActataaaaatttgattttactaGATAAATGATACATTGAtatgtatacatacatataacatGATGTTGATAATCaattaatgaataaataatattaattccctttattatataagaaaatatattctaaacattgccatttaaaagtataaaattctatgaaacataTAGCTTCATAAAAGTACTTTTATCATCTTGTTCTAACTGATTAATATAATCTACGTATTCCTGCACAGTACTTGAACAGTTTGTAGCGTTTATGATTTAAACTTTGACATTAATAATTTTAGTTTAATACACATTTAGTTGTGTCATAATAAAGTTGGCGAATTTCAAAAGCAACAATAAACCATCATTTATCCGTGGCTTTAAATACTGGACACCCTCGGCTATGCTATATTCTTAAACGAGTTTACTATTTATTATAGTTATTGTCAAATCCAACTTGAGTATTAAACAATCAATGGATTTCATTGTTACTCATTAAATAATCGAATGATTAATGTAgacatatcaaataaatcagCGAAAGCGAAAGATCGTTATTTGATATTGCAAAATCGACTaagttttcattttgaaaagtaacctagttttctattttaaaatctgaCCTAACTGGATTTACGAAGTaaaatgaaatgacaaaaaatccaacagtcaaaatgactacaataTAATATGATGAAATCAAAATTAATATGGCATGATAAAACAAGCACTGATATAGGCTATGTGCAAACGTCAATCGTAATTGCTTCATCTGTCGCGCATATCAGCCTGAATGTAAAAACACTCTCTTATATGTTACCAAGATATATAAAATAACTAAACGTGACTTAACTAAAATGCCCTACGTAGACAAGACAGACAATGTTAATTTTAAACAACCAAAATATGAAGTGCAGATACACTTTCATTTACATGCCCAAAACGTTAATGCAATTTACCAATCATCAATACAACAATATAGCATaaaatatagaatataaaaaatacaaaaaatgcattTCCTGAGCATCTCGATAAATATAAAGCCCCATGtgtaaacataaattatataaCCCTGAGGTGCGTAGTTTTACAACTTGTGATGAACtcgtaattacaatattttatagcAGCAAATATACACAGCAATGCTTGAGATTGTaaactgataaatttaaatataaatattgcataaatTATAGTAATATGAATCTTTTATAGTGATTTTCACTTGAAAAGCCGGCTCAAAATAACTTCAGAatattgtattgaaaaaagtGTTAATTTGACATTGTGCAAATAAACGATATTACAGGCATTATTTAGATAAATTCGTCTACTGATagttaatatttacataatatattttgctaTGTGGTCCAATTATTATTTTAAGGAATAAACGTTATTCCAGCAACAAGTATGAAATTGTACTAGACGAAATGAAACAGGCGATCTCGAACAAAACAAAGCAGAGCataaaaacatatcaaattaTACAATCTCAATATAGTATCACAGCAAGAGTTTGGCAGTGTATTTTGATTCAGATCTTTGAGataacaaacataaaacaaccaaaaagacaacaacaacaacatcacttaaataaaacaaaaacaaaaagtcagGCACCATCATGAGGACATTAAGttaagtttgaaaggggaaaTATACCCTGATTACTTTCAATGAGACATTTTATAGGAAAAACATATACCATACTGGAGTTTCGCCACACAGAATTTCCCAGCGTTATAAACTCAACTTGTTTCTGTTTTGTCTATTCGAAAGATCTTGAACTGTTTCTGTTTGGTTACCGTTAGTGTCTAGAAGGTGATCGCGAGCTCATGCCTCTGTATCATCGAGTGATAACTCAATTTTATCATATATCGTATTCAGAAACTCCATCAGATCAACAGCATCTTGCATCGTGACATATGTTCTGTAAGTTGCATTTAGTAGAGGTGAACTACTGGCCGTGAAGTTTGAATCTAGAACTTCATCTGATACCGAACTATTGCCGTTGTACCCGCCAGAAAGCAACGCTATTTTTAGGCTACACATGCAGCTTTCAAGCTCTGTCGCATAGTCAAGAAGTTTTCCCCTCGTCTCCTCTTCacttttcttttcagaaataGCTCCCACAGTACGTGCTTGACTGACATACAACAAGTGCTCAGCAAGAAGGAGCATATGTGATTTTAAGGCTTCCATTGGCTGAAAAAGAAGAGGTTCTTCTATTGTATTGCTGGTTTAtttcaatcaattttcaatatcaaaatgTGCGGTTCGTCATTCATTGTTGTGTAAACACAACTGATCACTATCGGGAAGTAGAAGAAGTGACATCGTTAATTGGAAACCCCGAAAGTAAGGAGCGGCTTAAGAATGTGACCATGGAATGTACCGATGCTACACTAAACATTCAGGCCGTCAATGGTTTTATCAGGAAACCTTTCAGGATTAAACATCAGGCATTCTAACGTTTTCATTAGGAAACCCTCGGGGATTTTGTCCAGCGCAAAAAGTTCAGAAATAAGATAAACTTGAAGGAGGCGATGTCAAATATCGGGCAAACAGTTAACCCTTGAGTATTAGAGGAACATTGAtattgaattttcaattttactaatATGTATTCCTAGCACACAATTATTATCTTATTGTACATTTAACTTTTAACGGCCAGCTTTGGAAttagtttttgtatattttcgtAATATAGTCAAATTAAAGCTTTTACGGCGAAAGATATTTTgccaaatttgtttaaacatacCTTGTATAGCATAGATTTACAACTAACGACAGATAATCaagaatttaaatgaaattttacctctAACACTGCTGCTTCTTTTTGTTCGTCGGTAGCAAGCATTTCCTCTTTGTCCATCCAGTTCATATCATCAAGATTGTTCACAGTCACGTCAGAATATTGATGTCTTTCAGCGAGCTACAAAAGTTTAAATTCCGTTCATTGAAAAGACACTCGGTGATAAAACTGGTGGGTAAATATTTGCTAATGTATATCTGTCTATAGCATATGAAAGATGAATGAAATGAACTACAGGTTAAACCAAGCGGAAGAAGTTGAGTATGACAAATGTTACGGATTTTTTACGCTTAAGTGTATTAGGATAAACCTCTTGGGGTAACGGGATAACTTTAGAGCATCTCGTTTCTATGAAATGTGCCATTGTTGTCATCCTTTGGAAATTCTTATAATTTATTGATACTAATTACTACATTGTTTGACAATAAACTGAACTATAATGAACTATTAACGGAAATATTCTCTTCCGTATTGTGAAATATGTGTGTTTCTTATTGTTGAGTGCGTGTATTTTACAAATTGACTAATCATATGCGATTGAAAAGGCATCATATGAATTAATTGTTAACATTAAGGTGTTCATAAAATACagatgtaagttttatttttcatgtagaTGAAACGATTAATTTCAGTGTGATTCTGAGCTATTTTGTGGAATCTCattataattgtttatttacatttgaaaattattacaaaatatacttggatttttgtttttattcaaaaatagttGTAATTGATATTTACATACAcggtaaataaatattatttaatatagtTACTTACGTATTCCTTTAGCTGCTGGGCCTTCAGGCTGAGTCCATGTGTCCTTTCCTTTAAGTCAATAAGGCTCTCATTCAGCGGTCTTGGATCTGAAGGTCCCTCCTCACTAAGTGCAAAACATGGGCCAGAAAATTCAGCAGTTGATCGTTTGACTGGACTGGCTGATACAACGCATACATAAATTAACGTTGCTAtcactttataaagaaatttacctgaaagaTAAAGAAACAGATGCTGCTAAAAGAATCTATAAATTAATAGTTGGTCCattattttcatgataaaaaagATTTCCCTGTAAAATTAAGTAAATTcacattttacatgaaaattattaaaaatagaattaaatacatt comes from the Mercenaria mercenaria strain notata chromosome 9, MADL_Memer_1, whole genome shotgun sequence genome and includes:
- the LOC123546919 gene encoding uncharacterized protein LOC123546919 isoform X2, giving the protein MEKRYSKFLYKVIATLIYVCVVSASPVKRSTAEFSGPCFALSEEGPSDPRPLNESLIDLKERTHGLSLKAQQLKEYLAERHQYSDVTVNNLDDMNWMDKEEMLATDEQKEAAVLEPMEALKSHMLLLAEHLLYVSQARTVGAISEKKSEEETRGKLLDYATELESCMCSLKIALLSGGYNGNSSVSDEVLDSNFTASSSPLLNATYRTYVTMQDAVDLMEFLNTIYDKIELSLDDTEA
- the LOC123546919 gene encoding uncharacterized protein LOC123546919 isoform X1 codes for the protein MAGTSLRKFLYKVIATLIYVCVVSASPVKRSTAEFSGPCFALSEEGPSDPRPLNESLIDLKERTHGLSLKAQQLKEYLAERHQYSDVTVNNLDDMNWMDKEEMLATDEQKEAAVLEPMEALKSHMLLLAEHLLYVSQARTVGAISEKKSEEETRGKLLDYATELESCMCSLKIALLSGGYNGNSSVSDEVLDSNFTASSSPLLNATYRTYVTMQDAVDLMEFLNTIYDKIELSLDDTEA